The proteins below come from a single Tigriopus californicus strain San Diego chromosome 3, Tcal_SD_v2.1, whole genome shotgun sequence genomic window:
- the LOC131877482 gene encoding protein kibra-like isoform X3, with protein sequence MPKEKRQSEEYESNNNNHTMSYVDVNNSVPTTESALLPQGWDVGRDFDGKVYYIDHNTKKTTWIDPRIQLNRSYHHSSSNVSEPVPMNHWEQMVPDSASQGHRRLPTLSSCQLADSNRSLASSCSSSLQPAPSLHEVSQSRLSNHHVPVPQQHSSHGHYPSYPTGLPPLPLLHHAPGLPNGTLEPNPEWRGLQEDMLRQYLATAECDLRAKQELVDIKQQRLHLAQDEFRHLNNTLTALSASNSSLNSTGSVSSTKYDPDLLKSDVQHAKARVQRLKQELANIDTEMSYKQKGVETLANVSAKYSDEQHNLTLEEAQAIKNELYHIQKSLSVGEQEKIELMKSLACLKDDLTRLQHSESSLDVCSAPMEKFSTASQTDISGEMIPVGTRLAEMAKLRLQYDEARRYVQDIQQSLASLEERMLPGQLESDKDRLLLIQDKEQLLRELRSITPRSRSNHEMTEIREKIRRLEQDLNNAMEISNRRIAERLKIHEDKQILLQQLRDGLRAVSRLESQLKLLSASTMSMSSSSSLGSLSSSHASSKGSLSSLSFTDIYGLSTTTPSDPSMLDLHRRVDKILNNNATEKQSESSSSNDESSSLLTPESETSPLSQSQMNQISNFSSRSSLNSVSPPVSPQDAQLQPPSYEQAFLGSNERQRRLQHQQQHMHLEVNKVSLPELTDFKLGNRAMPPKLSTISENLGRETYNSALMQSTDDFNNPSEPLSPISESVNEPLSFTSGIQSKASSAVLSSSASVVASAGISEESVAGDSGVFEASTRKQSEIGGLSSSLETAQVQISLRYSLSDSLLHIGLERARNLAALFIPENRKICMKASLLPSPVSTNWTFCSQSVTNIHKPTFGETFPVSVSRNKLGSKTLQVNVWSTAPDGREECLGAAQVSLADFDIKTVRVQWYNILSYHFMRQPNESRPQNHHESALSSAISSKQSTLKEESSDESTIISSQTSTLTRNIGPEALMAQFGIAAGDLSVVNGEFEPSDDENDESALHHAEMLPTEKEIMFTLSALDQDQIENDQAQLPQDLADKETNTECVFLQPSASPRKSGPVADSVSALVKRSQTFSPSAPINKSDYNCRLIRSDSDSAMSIRKRLAFQRSMLERRSLRVPANAPRSPLKSHSSKSMSKSGSSSAKIPSIKTSLDLELDLAAQQTKLKLLQDEIDRLKDIKDKLESERGKGNKELPMWFQEQENLQQIMSKLQTDNQSVSKSKEEKRIEKMLRKTDRDIYKLRKMKTASKGQLDILAFKEKMAFFTTIKNEVPAVITTSEIDSDAEQVEDEDTASESGSTLKHALTSRLDQLSLEESVVDSEPNPPRSRSLENVQERFTYEIDPDIGVIV encoded by the exons ATGCCCAAGGAGAAACGACAGAGTGAAGAATATGAATCtaacaataataatcataCTATGAGCTATGTGGATGTGAATAATAGTGTGCCGACAACGGAAAGTGCTCTTCTACCTCAGGGTTGGGACGTGGGAAGAGACTTCGATGGAAAGGTTTACTACATTGATCACAACACAAAGAAAACAACATGGATAGATCCAAGAATTCAGCTCAATCGCAG CTATCATCATTCGAGTTCAAATGTATCGGAGCCGGTTCCCATGAATCACTGGGAGCAAATGGTGCCAGATTCCGCAAGCCAAGGCCACCGAAGGCTGCCAACCTTGTCATCCTGCCAATTGGCAGATAGCAATA GGTCTCTGGCCTCGTCTTGTTCCTCCTCCCTCCAACCAGCCCCTTCTCTTCATGAGGTGTCTCAGTCCAGACTCAGCAACCATCATGTTCCTGTGCCTCAGCAGCATTCTTCCCATGGCCATTACCCATCCTACCCGACAGGTTTGCCACCCTTGCCCCTTCTTCATCATGCGCCAGGGTTGCCCAATGGAACACTGGAGCCCAACCCTGAGTGGCGTGGCCTTCAGGAGGACATGCTTCGACAATATCTGGCCACGGCGGAATGTGACCTTCGAGCCAAACAAGAACTGGTGGACATCAAGCAACAGAGGTTACACCTGGCTCAAGACGAATTCAGACATCTAAACAACACGTTGACAGCTCTGTCGGCCAGCAATTCCTCAT TGAACTCCACTGGTTCAGTTTCGAGTACAAAGTATGATCCGGACCTTTTGAAGTCCGACGTCCAGCATGCCAAGGCCCGAGTGCAAAGGCTGAAACAAGAATTGGCCAACATTGACACCGAGATGTCCTACAAACAGAAAGGCGTCGAAACCTTGGCCAA CGTGAGTGCCAAATACTCGGATGAGCAACACAACCTGACGCTAGAGGAGGCCCAAGCCATCAAGAATGAGTTGTACCACATCCAAAAGTCACTTTCCGTGGGGGAGCAGGAGAAAATTGAGCTCATGAAGAGCCTGGCTTGTCTCAAAGATGATTTGACGCGGTTGCAACATTCCGAGAGCTCGCTTGACGTATGTTCGGCTCCAATGGAAAAATTCTCCACAGCTTCTCAAACAGATATTTCTGGGGAG ATGATCCCTGTGGGTACGAGACTGGCGGAAATGGCCAAACTCCGGCTCCAATACGACGAGGCCCGGCGATATGTCCAAGATATTCAGCAG AGTTTGGCATCGTTGGAGGAGCGCATGCTTCCTGGCCAACTGGAATCTGATAAGGATCGTCTGCTCCTGATCCAGGACAAAGAGCAACTCCTCCGAGAATTGCGATCAATCACACCTCGATCGCGATCCAATCACGAGATGACAGAGATCCGAGAAAAGATCCGCCGCCTTGAGCAAGACCTCAACAACGCCATGGAAATCAGCAATCGCCGGATCGCGGAGAG GCTCAAAATACACGAGGATAAGCAGATTCTCCTCCAACAACTCCGGGATGGTCTTCGCGCCGTTTCTCGGCTTGAATCTCAGTTGAAGCTTCTGTCGGCGTCAACCATGTCCATGAGTTCGTCCTCCTCACTCGGATCCCTATCCTCATCCCATGCCTCATCCAAAGGCTCCTTGTCCTCCCTCTCATTCACCGATATCTATGGCTTATCCACTACCACTCCGTCCGATCCTTCAATGCTCGACCTTCACCGACGCGTGGACAAGATCTTAAACAACAATGCCACCGAAAAGCAATCTGAATCCTCGTCCTCCAATGATGAATCATCCTCCCTTCTGACCCCTGAAAGCGAAACCTCGCCCCTCAGTCAGTctcaaatgaatcaaataaGCAATTTCTCGTCCCGAAGCTCTCTGAATTCGGTCTCGCCTCCCGTGAGCCCTCAAGATGCTCAACTCCAACCACCTTCGTACGAACAAGCATTTCTGGGTTCTAACGAACGACAGCGGAGACttcaacaccaacaacagcacATGCATTTAGAGGTGAATAAAGTGTCCTTACCCGAATTGACCGACTTTAAGCTTGGGAACAGAGCCATGCCGCCCAAATTGTCCACCATATCCGAAAACTTGGGCCGCGAAACCTACAACAGTGCCTTAATGCAATCTACTGATGACTTCAACAACCCCTCCGAGCCTCTTTCACCCATATCCGAGTCGGTGAACGAGCCCTTATCCTTCACCAGtgggatccaaagcaaggCCTCGTCGGCTGTGTTGTCTTCAAGTGCCTCAGTGGTGGCATCGGCGGGTATAAGTGAAGAATCCGTAGCCGGAGACTCGGGTGTGTTTGAGGCCTCCACGAGGAAACAAAGCGAAATCGGAGGCCTCTCGTCCTCTCTGGAAACTGCTCAAGTTCAAATCAGCCTAAGATACTCTTTGAGTGACTCTCTATTACACATTGGCCTCGAGCGGGCGCGGAACCTCGCCGCTCTTTTCATACcggaaaatcgaaaaat ATGCATGAAGGCGTCTTTACTGCCATCCCCGGTGTCTACGAATTGGACGTTCTGCTCCCAATCCGTGACCAACATCCACAAGCCCACTTTCGGAGAGACGTTTCCAGTGTCCGTTTCGCGGAACAAACTGGGTTCCAAGACCCTTCAAGTGAACGTTTGGTCCACTGCTCCTGATGGTCGTGAGGAATGTCTTGGCGCGGCTCAAGTCAGCTTGGCCGACTTTGACATCAAAACCGTCCGCGTTCAGTGGTACAACATCTTGAGCTACCACTTTATGCGTCAGCCTAATGAAAGTAGGCCGCAAAATCATCATGAAAGTGCGCTAAGTAGTGCTATCTCCAGCAAGCAAAGCACTTTGAAAGAGGAAAGCAGCGACGAATCCACCATCATATCCTCCCAAACGTCCACACTCACTCGAAATATTGGACCCGAAGCATTGATGGCTCAATTTGGAATCGCTGCTGGTGACCTCAGTGTGGTTAATGGGGAGTTCGAG cCGTCGGATGATGAGAACGATGAGAGTGCTCTCCACCACGCAGAAATGCTTCCTACAGAAAAAGAGATCATGTTCACTTTGAGCGCCTTGGATCAAGACCAGATTGAAAATGATCAGGCCCAATTGCCGCAAGATTTGGCAGATAAAGAAACGAATACCGAGTGTGTCTTTCTGCAGCCGAGTGCCTCTCCGAGAAAAAGTGGACCTGTGGCTGATTCTGTGTCTGCTTTGGTAAAAAGATCGCAAACGTTTTCACCCAGTGCTCCCATCAACAAGAGTGATTACAACTGCAGA CTCATTCGAAGTGACTCAGATTCGGCCATGTCAATCCGGAAGCGATTGGCTTTCCAACGTTCCATGTTGGAACGCCGATCTTTGCGAGTGCCCGCCAACGCTCCTCGTTCCCCGTTGAAAAGTCATTCCAGCAAGTCCATGTCCAAGTCTGGGTCCTCCAGTGCCAAAATTCCGTCCATAAAAACCTCCTTGGATTTGGAACTTGATCTTGCAGCTCAACAGACCAAGCTGAAACTTCTTCAAGACGAGATTGATCGCTTGAAAGACATCAAGGACAAGCTAGAAAGTGAGCGAGGAAAAGGAAACAAGGAATTGCCCATGTGGTTCCAGGAACAAGAAAACTTGCAGCAAATCATGTCCAAG TTGCAGACGGACAATCAGTCTGTTAGTAAATCGAAAGAGGAAAAGCGCATAGAGAAAATGTTGAGAAAAACTGATCGTGATATCTACAAACTGAGGAAGATGAAGACCGCCTCCAAAGGTCAATTGGATATTCTGGCTTTCAAGGAGAAGATGGCCTTCTTTACCACTATCAAGAATGAAGTCCCCGCCGTGATCACGACTTCCGAAATTGACTCCGACGCGGAACAGGTCGAGGACGAGGACACGGCCTCCGAGAGTGGATCCACCCTGAAGCACGCCCTCACGTCTCGATTGGATCAACTGAGCCTGGAAGAAAGCGTAGTGGATAGTGAGCCAAATCCACCTCGTTCACGTAGTCTCGAAAATGTTCAAGAGCGTTTCACCTATGAGATCGATCCGGACATTGGAGTCATTGTTTAG